In the Streptomyces cinnamoneus genome, GTCCGACCGTCCGCCGCTCGCGGTCGGTGAAGGACTCGGTCCGCAGGGCGGGCTCGCACTCCACCACGGGGGCCAGGCGCGGGTCCGTCCCCGCGGTCACGGGCACGGCCCGGCGCTCCCGGCGCCGCAGCGCCACCGCCGACGTCAGCCACTCGGTGACCGGCCGGCTGCCCCGGCGCACCAGCGCCAACAGCAGCAGGACGACGGCCAGCACGGCCGCGGGCAGCACCAGCAGCTGGTCGGCCGCCCAGGCGGCGAGCACCAGGGCCGCCGCCACCTCGATCAGCACGAGCTGCTGCAACCGCACCGGTCCCAGCGCCCCGCGACCCTGGGCGGGCCGGGGGACGACCGCGTCCGCACCGGCCCCCGGGCCGCTCCCAGCCCGTATGCGCGTGGCGGCAGCCATTGCCCTCAAGCCCCCTCAAATAACCCGGAAAACACCCTGGGGAGCCGTCCGGTCTCCCTGCCGGTACAGTCCCCGGACGTCGTGTGCCGATCACCTACGGGCATAGTAGAGGCTCGGTACGACACCGGGACCGACAGGGCGGCACCGGCCGCCGCGGGCGATCCCGGGGCGGCGGCACCCGGCGAACCGGGCGAGGCATGCGCGGCGATCGCAGCACACGAACCAACGGGGGAGAAGCAGCTCGACATGGCATCACGGCGGGATGAGCTCAACGCCTACACCTTCGCGAGGAAGCGGACTGTCGCCGCCTTCCTGCAACCCTCACCCACCGGCACGGAGGAGGGGGCGCCGCGCGTCCTGCGCACCGTCCTGCCCGGAATCGTCACCGGGGCGCTGCTCGTCGCCGGCTTCGGCGCCTGGGGCATGTTCAAGCCGACCGCGCCCAAGGGCTGGGACGACGTGGCCGCCCACGTCATCGTCGGCAGCGACTCCACCACGCGCTACGTCGTGCTGAAGACGGACGGCAAGAAGCAGCTGCACCCCGTCCTCAACCTGGCCTCCGCCAAGCTGCTCCTCAAGGAGCCGAAGTCCTCCGTCATCAAGGTGAAGGAGTCGGAGCTCGACAACGGCCACATCCCGCGCGGCCCGACGCTCGGCATCCCCTACGCCCCCGACCGCATGCCCAGCGCGGCCGAGGCCGGGAAGAAGAAGCAGTGGGCGGTCTGCGAACAGCCGGGCGGCAACGGCAAGACCACGCAGAAGGCCGTCTTCCTCTTCGCCGAGCGCGACCCCAAACTCAAGAAGCTCACCGGTTCGCAGCGGCTGCGGGGCGACCAGGCCCTGTACGTCCAGGGCCCCGACGACACCCGTTACCTGATCGACCCGCAGGGCGTGAAGTACGCGCTGGGCGGCGCCGACCGCAAGCCGGCCGAGACGCCCGACGCCAAGCCGGGCGCCGACGCCAAGAAGGACGGAAAGCAGGACGGAAAGCAGGGGAGCGCGGCGGCCGCCGCCGAGCGCAAGCCGGCCGACGCGTCCGACGCCTCCGAGTACAACCTCCTGCTCCGTTCGATCTTCAAGGACGGTGCCCAGCCCCAGCGCGTCACCAAGGACTGGCTGGCCACCTTCAAGGAAGGCGCCCCCATCGTCTTCCCCGAGATCCAGGGCCAGATCGGCGGCGACGCCGGCGTGCGCACCCTGCCGCTCAAGGCCAACCGCGTCGGCATGGTGCTGGAGGCGCCCACGGGCACGGGCATGCAGCACTACGTCGTGCTGCGGGGCAAGGTCCAGCGCGTCTCGGAGTTCGTCGCGAAGCTGCTCCTGAACAGCAAGGCCGAGGCCTCGCTCAACCAGGCGGGCACCCCCGAGCGCGTCAGCGCCTCGGCCTTCACCCCCGACGCCGACGAGTTCTACGGCCAGTACCACTGGCCCTCCCGCGTGCCCCGCCAGGCCAACGGCACGGAGGCCGCCGGGGGCGGCACGGCCAACAACACCGTCTGCAGCGTCTTCGGCGGCCTCGACTCCAAGGGCACCCCGGACCTGGGCACCTGGGCGGGCACCGACTACCCCGCCACCATCCCCGACGGCGCCACCAGCGCCTACGTCACCCCCGGGTCCGGCATCCTCTACCGTCAGGTGACCGGGCGTCAGACGAAGAACGGTTCCGTCTTCCTCGTCACCGACACCGGGCTGCGCTACGCGGTCCAGGCCAACAACGACAGCGCCACCGACAAGTCGAAGATCGGCGACGAGAAGGACCAGAACAAGACCGGCGACGACGAGGCCGGCCAGGAGCAGAGCCCCGCCCCCGCCGCCCCGCAGGACGTCAACAAGGCCCAGATGCGGCTCGGCTACCAGAGCGTCGACCCCGTCCCCGTGCCCGCCAACTGGTCCGGCTTCCTGCCGACGGGACCGCGGCTGGACCCCAACAGCGCCGCGCAGCCGCAGGGGTCGTAGAGCGGCATGAGGACACCACCAGTGACCACACTCCGACGTGCGCCCCTCAGGGCCGCGCTGGTGCTGCTGACGGCGGCGGCCCTGACGACGGCCGCCGCTCCGGCGCCGCTCGGCCCGGCGACCGGCCTGACCCTCGCGGGCAGCGGCCAGTGCACCTACCCCGCCAAGCCGATCAAGGGCACGCCCTGGTCGCTCCAGCGCGTCATCCTCGACCAGCTCTGGCAGGACACCAAGGGCCGCAACGCCAAGGGACGCCCCGTGCGCGTCGCCGTCATCGACACCGGCGTCGACGTCAGCAACCCGCAGCTCAAGGACGCCGTCGACACCAAGAGCGGCGCCGACCTGCTCTCCGACGCCAAGGACCAGAACAAGGGGCAGACCAACGACGTCGTCGGCCACGGCACCAAGGTGGCCGGCATCATCGCCGCCCGCCCGCAGGCCGACACCGGCTTCGTCGGCATCGCCCCGGAATCGGTCGTCATCTCGATCCGGCAGAACGACGAGAAGGGCACCGGCACCTCCAAGACGCTCGCCCAGGGCATCGCCAAGGCCGTCGCGGACGGCGCGGACGTCATCAACATCTCCCAGGACACCGCCAAGCCGCTGCGCCCCGACTCCGACCTGGAACTGGCCGTCAAGGACGCCCTGGCCAAGGACGTCGTCGTGGTCGCCTCCGCGGGCAACGACGGCCTCGACGGAACGGTCAAGGAGACGTACCCGGCCGCCTACAAGGGCGTCCTGGCCGTCGCCGCCTCCGACCGCAACAACGAACGCGCCGTCTTCTCCCAGCCCGGCGACTTCGTCGGGGTCGCC is a window encoding:
- a CDS encoding type VII secretion protein EccB translates to MASRRDELNAYTFARKRTVAAFLQPSPTGTEEGAPRVLRTVLPGIVTGALLVAGFGAWGMFKPTAPKGWDDVAAHVIVGSDSTTRYVVLKTDGKKQLHPVLNLASAKLLLKEPKSSVIKVKESELDNGHIPRGPTLGIPYAPDRMPSAAEAGKKKQWAVCEQPGGNGKTTQKAVFLFAERDPKLKKLTGSQRLRGDQALYVQGPDDTRYLIDPQGVKYALGGADRKPAETPDAKPGADAKKDGKQDGKQGSAAAAAERKPADASDASEYNLLLRSIFKDGAQPQRVTKDWLATFKEGAPIVFPEIQGQIGGDAGVRTLPLKANRVGMVLEAPTGTGMQHYVVLRGKVQRVSEFVAKLLLNSKAEASLNQAGTPERVSASAFTPDADEFYGQYHWPSRVPRQANGTEAAGGGTANNTVCSVFGGLDSKGTPDLGTWAGTDYPATIPDGATSAYVTPGSGILYRQVTGRQTKNGSVFLVTDTGLRYAVQANNDSATDKSKIGDEKDQNKTGDDEAGQEQSPAPAAPQDVNKAQMRLGYQSVDPVPVPANWSGFLPTGPRLDPNSAAQPQGS
- the mycP gene encoding type VII secretion-associated serine protease mycosin codes for the protein MRTPPVTTLRRAPLRAALVLLTAAALTTAAAPAPLGPATGLTLAGSGQCTYPAKPIKGTPWSLQRVILDQLWQDTKGRNAKGRPVRVAVIDTGVDVSNPQLKDAVDTKSGADLLSDAKDQNKGQTNDVVGHGTKVAGIIAARPQADTGFVGIAPESVVISIRQNDEKGTGTSKTLAQGIAKAVADGADVINISQDTAKPLRPDSDLELAVKDALAKDVVVVASAGNDGLDGTVKETYPAAYKGVLAVAASDRNNERAVFSQPGDFVGVAAPGVEMVSTVPKGGQCVDNGTSFSAPYVAGVAALLRAKHPDWKQHQIVAQIEQTAERPGNAHDRYIGWGVVDPVRALTEDDHPIDAVTVDKNPARDVRPPTLPALALGETPQERKERLATYALGGGGVLVALIAGVAVVIRDRKRRSA